The sequence TGGGTGGAACGGGGCCTACCTGCCGTCCGCCATGGAGCAGACGCACTCCTCCAGGGTAGCCGCCAGCACATCGCCCTGCAGCACGTACGTCTCCTTTTTCTCCAACCCGTCGGAGCTGGTGGGGCCTGAGTCTCTGCCCCCATGGACACTGAGCGACTCCGACTCTCGCATCTCCCCGACGGGGAGCCCCAGCGCTGACTTCACAGCCCACGGAGAGAGTCTGGGGGACAGGCACCTTCGGACGCTGCAGATAAGTTACGAAGCAGTAAGTGAGGGGGCTCGCATTCTTAGAGGATGCTGGCACCCCGGCGTCCTCCGTGGCCTGGGGTTTGGGCTCCAAGGACGAATGTCTGTGGTGCTGCAGCTGCGCCAGAGCCCCCGTGCTGGCCGTGTTGGTGCCCGCAAAGTCCCGAGGACTGGCAGAGGACTGCCAGGGACCAGTCTCTGGCGTGAACGGAGGCAGGGGGAGAGCCTCACAGCGCTGCCCCTCAGAAAACGGTCTACTCCAGCCATCGGCTTGGGGATAGCTTGCCCGATGAAAAGATTGCAGTCACTTAGAAAGAGCTATTAGGTCTGAGTGAAAGTGGAGTCTGTGACAGGTTCTAAAAAGCAGACACTTCTGTTCGCTTTTTCTCCGTTTGGACTATAGAGTGATTCTCTGGAATGTTTTTGTTTATTAAGAAGTTCCAGAGCCAAATAGCGAAAATGAAGACTTTTTGAGTGAGACACTGAGTTTCTaataaggattttctttttctacagCTGAAAGATGAGAATTCTAAGCTAAGAAGAAAGCTGACTGAGGTTCAGAGCTTCTCTGAAACTCAAACAGAAATGTATGTAAGCTTTTAGATAGGCTCGCACCTCAAACCATATCCTGACCCTCAGAGAAACCACTGTGAAAACGATAATGAAGTATCGGATTTGGACTGAGCCTGGGTTTTATTGCATTAAATCCTCAGTGTCAGATACATTTCTTATGTTCTGTGTTAAAGTTTATTTGAAAACGTTAGAGCAAAGCCAGCCACACTTGATGGCGGAGCGGCAGAGCTGTCAGacagcctccccccaccaccccgggCGCCCCTGACCGTGAGCTGACGTGTGTCTGGCTCCAAGGTTGTGCCTCTCCAGGTGCATTCTTTAACCTCGGGCTCTTGTGATATTTATTTCATCAATCCAGTTAAAACTCCTGATAGTCTTATCATTCTTAGAACTAGTCATAGGAGTTACTGATAACCCAGGCTTCTTCCTTAACAAGGGTGAGGACGCTTGAGCGGAAGTTAGAAGCGAAAATGATCAAGGAGGAGAGTGACTATCACGACCTGGAGTCCGTGGTGCAGCAGGTGGAACAGAATCTGGAGCTCATGACTGTGAGCAGACAGGGTCCTTGTTTGCAGTGGGAGAGGTGGGCGGGCCCGCCATCGTAAAGTGTTGGGTGGGTCACTCCCTGTGGGGGGCCCAGGCAGGGGGCCATGAGCAGGGGTCCCTCACTACGGGCTGCCCAGCCATCGGGTGGGCCCGCCAGGTGACGGGAACGTAGGGGATGCATTCTATGTCCAAGCTGCCATGTCagtgatggctttttttttttctttcttggttggGGGAATCACAGAAACGGGCAGTAAAGGCAGAAAATCACGTCCTGAAACTGAAACAGGAAGTCAGCTTGCTCCAGGTAACAAGAGGGTCTCACCAGTGTTCACGTGTGTGTGAAAGAGcctttcctcccccaccctctcctctAGTCCCTCCCAACAAGACAAAGCACCCGAATAAGGACAGTATGAGCTGCCTTCCCAGGGCCTCCTGGTCGAGCCCCACATGGGCTGGGGATGGGTCCGAGCACCCCAGATGGCGGACAAGGTGCCAGCAACGGGGAGAGGTCATGTCCTTCAggagccccccgccccgccccgccaggGCCGGGCGTCTTGTCGTGGGGAACAGATGGGATGGTCTCTGGTCGTACTGCCTCAGGTGCGGTGCTTGGTTCCAGTTGAACGGCCTCTTGGCCGCTTTCCTCTTCAGCCAGGAAAGTCGTAACCTCTCCCCTCCCCGAAGGCCCAGATCTCTAACTTCAAGCGTGAGAACGAAGCCCTGCGGTCAGGCCAGGGCGCCAGCCTGACGG is a genomic window of Muntiacus reevesi chromosome 3, mMunRee1.1, whole genome shotgun sequence containing:
- the ENTR1 gene encoding endosome-associated-trafficking regulator 1 isoform X4 codes for the protein MAGYARRPGVTPLSRARSLVIPDDDKLGDLEAANPFSFKEFLKTKNLGLSKEDSDSKVYSKEATRHSLGLDHTSPASQTVGYGLEYQQPFFEDPTGAGDLLDEDEDEDDGWNGAYLPSAMEQTHSSRVAASTSPCSTYVSFFSNPSELVGPESLPPWTLSDSDSRISPTGSPSADFTAHGESLGDRHLRTLQISYEALKDENSKLRRKLTEVQSFSETQTEMVRTLERKLEAKMIKEESDYHDLESVVQQVEQNLELMTKRAVKAENHVLKLKQEVSLLQAQISNFKRENEALRSGQGASLTVVKQNTDVALQNLRVVMNNAHASIKQLVSGAETLNLVAEILKSIDRISEIKDQGEES
- the ENTR1 gene encoding endosome-associated-trafficking regulator 1 isoform X3, which produces MAGYARRPGVTPLSRARSLVIPDDFGYGKGKCAKQGPPGAQNTHFGDDKLGDLEAANPFSFKEFLKTKNLGLSKEDSDSKVYSKEATRHSLGLDHTSPASQTVGYGLEYQQPFFEDPTGAGDLLDEDEDEDDGWNGAYLPSAMEQTHSSRVAASTSPCSTYVSFFSNPSELVGPESLPPWTLSDSDSRISPTGSPSADFTAHGESLGDRHLRTLQISYEALKDENSKLRRKLTEVQSFSETQTEMVRTLERKLEAKMIKEESDYHDLESVVQQVEQNLELMTKRAVKAENHVLKLKQEVSLLQAQISNFKRENEALRSGQGASLTVVKQNTDVALQNLRVVMNNAHASIKQLVSGAETLNLVAEILKSIDRISEIKDQGEES